One part of the Eucalyptus grandis isolate ANBG69807.140 chromosome 10, ASM1654582v1, whole genome shotgun sequence genome encodes these proteins:
- the LOC104422992 gene encoding uncharacterized protein LOC104422992 isoform X1, whose translation METVAGAEGVDETLFEDRGVGKTSPSTSPTKHVSDPVVYKLVRVEGDGTLVPATDDEFMEVVDLINDNPNKMHIVEEPGQAVGISMEDSSSGKSLSELSGFSKFEDVYADAENLESSIQETAAPVAPSSDMDQMKQSLDAAECSKSPDQIRESESSCAATSLLPDFSKLKGEICLDNLSIRELHDTFRATFGRVTTAKDKTWLKRRIAMGLTNSCDVPSTSFVIKENQILKLGEEENSNNVNCAVETDQDVVAINDQHTDSDNSQKKQLEDCQIISGKRLRNYGPIEDSQPEVLSREQKSVKRLRKPTRRYIEEVSEVEHHEPTGRSVIPAKSCGWDSPKSGDRPAKNVSPDRRTYVTRLDSVAGLRVPCISRIRRSRPRKDIMALVGLYHSSGGMSGKLVSKTSRTSSDPKKIQHQGIELVEKDNQCMTIERVEPEQNLEAKHGDSSGDASKDNIVTVPTAKGGIRRKHHRAWTIAEVMRLVEGVSRYGAGRWSEIKRLAFASYSYRTSVDLKDKWRNLLKASFAPAPTDKGMNPRKHVSAPIPAAILLRVRELAELHAQASPNLSTSKLVGCGGSVNGTRSGYL comes from the exons ATGGAAACAGTGGCCGGAGCTGAAGGGGTTGATGAAACCCTGTTCGAGGATCGTGGGGTTGGGAAGACCTCCCCCTCAACTTCACCCACGAAGCACGTTTCAGACCCAGTTGTCTATAAGCTCGTCCGG GTGGAAGGTGATGGGACACTAGTGCCTGCAACAGATGATGAATTCATGGAGGTTGTGGATCTGATCAACGATAACCCCAATAAAATGCATATTGTTGAAGAGCCTGGGCAGGCCGTGGGAATTTCCATGGAGGATTCTTCCTCTGGCAAATCTCTGTCGGAGCTATCAG GTTTTTCCAAGTTTGAGGATGTGTATGCTGATGCAGAGAATTTGGAATCATCAATTCAG GAAACTGCTGCTCCTGTAGCTCCAAGTTCGGACATGGATCAGATGAAACAATCTTTAGATGCTGCAGAATGCTCAAAATCTCCTGATCAAATAAGAGAAAGTGAGTCGTCATGTGCTGCTACCAGCTTGCTGCctgatttttcgaaattaaaggGAGAAATCTGCCTAGATAATCTATCTATCAGAGAACTACATGATACTTTTAGAGCTACCTTTGGGCGAGTGACTACTGCCAAAGACAAGACGTGGCTAAAAAGAAGAATTGCCATGGGATTGACCAACTCTTGTGATGTTCCAAGTACAAGTTTTGTCATAAAAGAGAACCAAATTCTGAAACTTGGCGAAGAAGAGAACTCCAACAATGTTAATTGTGCTGTCGAGACTGATCAGGATGTTGTGGCAATAAATGACCAACACACAGACTCGGACAATTCTCAGAAAAAGCAGTTGGAAGATTGTCAAATAATTTCTGGTAAGAGATTAAGAAACTATGGGCCTATTGAGGATTCTCAGCCAGAAGTTCTAAGTCGTGAGCAGAAATCTGTCAAGAGATTACGGAAGCCTACAAGGAGGTATATTGAAGAAGTTTCTGAAGTTGAACATCATGAGCCTACTGGGAGGTCGGTAATTCCAGCTAAAAGCTGTGGATGGGATTCTCCAAAATCTGGTGATAGACCTGCCAAAAATGTCTCTCCTGATAGGAGAACTTATGTCACAAGGCTGGATTCTGTTGCCGGTCTACGGGTCCCATGCATTTCTCGGATCAGAAGAAGCCGTCCCCGTAAAGATATTATGGCTCTCGTG GGACTTTATCATAGTAGTGGGGGCATGTCTGGGAAATTGGTGAGCAAGACCTCTCGAACGAGTTCTGATCCTAAAAAGATACAGCACCAA GGTATTGAGTTGGTGGAGAAGGATAACCAATGCATGACCATTGAGAGAGTTGAGCCTGAGCAGAATCTAGAGGCGAAGCACGGAGATTCATCGGGTGATGCATCGAAAGACAATATAGTTACTGTGCCAACAGCAAAAGGTGGAATAAGAAGGAAACATCATCGAGCTTGGACTATTGCAGAAGTGATGAGACTAGTAGAAGGCGTTTCAAGGTATGGAGCTGGGAGATGGTCTGAGATCAAACGGCTTGCTTTTGCATCCTATTCATACCGCACCTCTGTAGATCTTAAG GACAAATGGAGAAACTTGCTGAAGGCTAGCTTTGCACCAGCACCTACAGATAAAGGG ATGAATCCAAGGAAGCACGTGTCAGCACCGATTCCAGCTGCGATCTTGTTGCGGGTCAGAGAACTAGCCGAGCTGCATGCTCAGGCTTCACCAAATCTGAGCACGAGCAAATTAGTGGGTTGTGGTGGAAGTGTAAATGGGACCAGATCAGGTTACTTGTAG
- the LOC104422992 gene encoding uncharacterized protein LOC104422992 isoform X2, whose amino-acid sequence METVAGAEGVDETLFEDRGVGKTSPSTSPTKHVSDPVVYKLVRVEGDGTLVPATDDEFMEVVDLINDNPNKMHIVEEPGQAVGISMEDSSSGKSLSELSGFSKFEDVYADAENLESSIQETAAPVAPSSDMDQMKQSLDAAECSKSPDQIRESESSCAATSLLPDFSKLKGEICLDNLSIRELHDTFRATFGRVTTAKDKTWLKRRIAMGLTNSCDVPSTSFVIKENQILKLGEEENSNNVNCAVETDQDVVAINDQHTDSDNSQKKQLEDCQIISGKRLRNYGPIEDSQPEVLSREQKSVKRLRKPTRRYIEEVSEVEHHEPTGRSVIPAKSCGWDSPKSGDRPAKNVSPDRRTYVTRLDSVAGLRVPCISRIRRSRPRKDIMALVGIELVEKDNQCMTIERVEPEQNLEAKHGDSSGDASKDNIVTVPTAKGGIRRKHHRAWTIAEVMRLVEGVSRYGAGRWSEIKRLAFASYSYRTSVDLKDKWRNLLKASFAPAPTDKGMNPRKHVSAPIPAAILLRVRELAELHAQASPNLSTSKLVGCGGSVNGTRSGYL is encoded by the exons ATGGAAACAGTGGCCGGAGCTGAAGGGGTTGATGAAACCCTGTTCGAGGATCGTGGGGTTGGGAAGACCTCCCCCTCAACTTCACCCACGAAGCACGTTTCAGACCCAGTTGTCTATAAGCTCGTCCGG GTGGAAGGTGATGGGACACTAGTGCCTGCAACAGATGATGAATTCATGGAGGTTGTGGATCTGATCAACGATAACCCCAATAAAATGCATATTGTTGAAGAGCCTGGGCAGGCCGTGGGAATTTCCATGGAGGATTCTTCCTCTGGCAAATCTCTGTCGGAGCTATCAG GTTTTTCCAAGTTTGAGGATGTGTATGCTGATGCAGAGAATTTGGAATCATCAATTCAG GAAACTGCTGCTCCTGTAGCTCCAAGTTCGGACATGGATCAGATGAAACAATCTTTAGATGCTGCAGAATGCTCAAAATCTCCTGATCAAATAAGAGAAAGTGAGTCGTCATGTGCTGCTACCAGCTTGCTGCctgatttttcgaaattaaaggGAGAAATCTGCCTAGATAATCTATCTATCAGAGAACTACATGATACTTTTAGAGCTACCTTTGGGCGAGTGACTACTGCCAAAGACAAGACGTGGCTAAAAAGAAGAATTGCCATGGGATTGACCAACTCTTGTGATGTTCCAAGTACAAGTTTTGTCATAAAAGAGAACCAAATTCTGAAACTTGGCGAAGAAGAGAACTCCAACAATGTTAATTGTGCTGTCGAGACTGATCAGGATGTTGTGGCAATAAATGACCAACACACAGACTCGGACAATTCTCAGAAAAAGCAGTTGGAAGATTGTCAAATAATTTCTGGTAAGAGATTAAGAAACTATGGGCCTATTGAGGATTCTCAGCCAGAAGTTCTAAGTCGTGAGCAGAAATCTGTCAAGAGATTACGGAAGCCTACAAGGAGGTATATTGAAGAAGTTTCTGAAGTTGAACATCATGAGCCTACTGGGAGGTCGGTAATTCCAGCTAAAAGCTGTGGATGGGATTCTCCAAAATCTGGTGATAGACCTGCCAAAAATGTCTCTCCTGATAGGAGAACTTATGTCACAAGGCTGGATTCTGTTGCCGGTCTACGGGTCCCATGCATTTCTCGGATCAGAAGAAGCCGTCCCCGTAAAGATATTATGGCTCTCGTG GGTATTGAGTTGGTGGAGAAGGATAACCAATGCATGACCATTGAGAGAGTTGAGCCTGAGCAGAATCTAGAGGCGAAGCACGGAGATTCATCGGGTGATGCATCGAAAGACAATATAGTTACTGTGCCAACAGCAAAAGGTGGAATAAGAAGGAAACATCATCGAGCTTGGACTATTGCAGAAGTGATGAGACTAGTAGAAGGCGTTTCAAGGTATGGAGCTGGGAGATGGTCTGAGATCAAACGGCTTGCTTTTGCATCCTATTCATACCGCACCTCTGTAGATCTTAAG GACAAATGGAGAAACTTGCTGAAGGCTAGCTTTGCACCAGCACCTACAGATAAAGGG ATGAATCCAAGGAAGCACGTGTCAGCACCGATTCCAGCTGCGATCTTGTTGCGGGTCAGAGAACTAGCCGAGCTGCATGCTCAGGCTTCACCAAATCTGAGCACGAGCAAATTAGTGGGTTGTGGTGGAAGTGTAAATGGGACCAGATCAGGTTACTTGTAG